A region from the Halosolutus gelatinilyticus genome encodes:
- a CDS encoding glycosyltransferase gives MDILFVSHLFPTPADPTNGIFVERQATALSARGHTVRVISPVPYVPDAVSRVLNRSSSRSIPRTDRYGDVSVIYPRYLSLPRPETMPIVAYSVRRALRKRRELFTSADLINAHVAVPDGFAAAPLARNLEIPLVTTIHGADLQRSIHRPLVAPQVKTVIDASEKTILNSYKLRRIFVQEFDATNDIEVVHNGIPIKRISDAEPYESSETPFRIISVGNLIETKGHRYVLDAISTLDVDVDYLIVGDGPLREELEAHAIELGVRDAVTFTGSVPNEDVFGYLKSADVFVLPSYEEAFGVAYLEAMACGLPVIGCEGEGPSDYITDRRTGFLVPPRDQDALSDVLRNLRRDTELRRRVGDRARRTAFNAFSWKRNAISIERIFREVIERGE, from the coding sequence ATGGATATCCTCTTCGTTTCGCATCTCTTCCCGACGCCCGCGGATCCGACGAACGGAATCTTCGTCGAGCGACAGGCGACCGCGCTCTCGGCGCGAGGACACACCGTCCGCGTAATCTCTCCCGTCCCCTACGTCCCCGATGCGGTGTCGCGAGTGCTAAACCGTTCGTCGTCACGGTCTATCCCCCGGACCGATCGTTACGGGGACGTTTCGGTTATCTATCCACGGTACCTCTCGCTCCCGCGGCCCGAAACGATGCCGATAGTCGCCTACTCCGTTCGGCGGGCGCTACGGAAGCGACGTGAGTTATTCACGTCCGCCGACCTCATCAACGCTCACGTTGCCGTTCCTGATGGCTTCGCCGCCGCCCCGCTTGCCCGAAATCTCGAGATTCCGCTAGTGACGACGATTCACGGTGCCGATCTGCAGCGATCAATTCACCGACCGTTGGTCGCACCGCAGGTCAAAACCGTGATAGATGCGTCCGAAAAGACGATCTTAAATAGTTACAAGCTACGTCGCATCTTCGTACAGGAGTTCGACGCGACGAACGATATCGAAGTCGTCCACAACGGCATACCTATCAAACGGATCTCGGACGCGGAACCGTACGAATCGTCGGAAACGCCTTTCAGGATAATAAGCGTGGGAAATTTGATCGAAACGAAAGGGCACCGTTACGTTCTCGACGCTATCTCGACGCTCGACGTCGACGTCGACTATCTGATCGTCGGAGATGGACCGCTTAGAGAAGAACTCGAAGCGCATGCGATCGAACTCGGCGTCCGCGACGCCGTTACGTTCACGGGGTCGGTTCCCAACGAGGACGTATTCGGGTACCTCAAGTCCGCAGATGTGTTCGTCCTTCCGAGTTACGAAGAAGCGTTCGGGGTCGCCTATCTCGAGGCGATGGCCTGCGGGCTTCCAGTCATCGGCTGTGAAGGTGAAGGGCCATCGGATTACATCACGGACCGCCGGACCGGATTCCTGGTACCGCCGCGCGACCAGGATGCGCTATCGGACGTCCTCCGAAACCTTCGACGCGATACGGAGCTGAGACGGCGAGTCGGAGATCGTGCGCGACGAACCGCGTTCAATGCGTTCAGTTGGAAGCGAAACGCGATATCGATAGAGCGGATTTTTCGCGAGGTGATCGAGCGCGGAGAATAG
- a CDS encoding glycosyltransferase → MNQIRILLITYNYPPGGGVGSIRASKFAKYLPDQWNIHVLTAADNIGPNTDISIDDGGNVTVHEVSEFLPNSPKEFNKIRWVPPLCWKIRQLHERYSFDAIWHTAGPFLPLLSTVVITSSVEVPYLVDFRDAWTLQPYRPKRTVFGQMHDVVSTSAEPRILRRATAVTTATSGITRAYQNRYPELSSKFKTVENGYDPDDFPDVDVEQPNRFTIVYVGKFGHYRDVAPFLRALADIKTETGVQFVHVGEPEQDVVSTVAEFGLADQFTCTGFVDRSAVARHIHRADLGLAVSGGSPQEMTTKIFDYIACETPILACGPSAGAMAEVVSQFDHGYVTENEFPAIEAALSDIVATDPRSLGEGPYAEYTREQAGEKLAEIVLEAV, encoded by the coding sequence GTGAATCAGATTCGAATCCTTCTTATCACCTACAACTATCCGCCCGGCGGCGGGGTCGGTTCGATACGCGCGTCCAAATTCGCGAAGTATCTCCCGGATCAATGGAATATACACGTTCTTACTGCGGCCGATAATATCGGACCAAACACCGACATATCGATCGACGACGGCGGAAACGTAACGGTCCACGAGGTGTCGGAATTTCTGCCGAACTCGCCGAAAGAATTCAATAAGATACGATGGGTTCCGCCTCTGTGTTGGAAGATAAGGCAACTCCACGAGAGATACAGCTTCGATGCCATTTGGCACACGGCAGGACCGTTTCTCCCGCTTCTATCGACAGTGGTTATAACGTCCTCCGTAGAGGTCCCCTATCTCGTCGATTTCCGAGACGCGTGGACGCTCCAGCCGTACAGGCCGAAACGAACAGTCTTCGGACAGATGCACGATGTCGTTTCGACGAGCGCCGAACCGAGAATTCTTCGACGGGCAACTGCTGTGACGACCGCAACGAGCGGCATTACGCGAGCGTATCAAAATCGGTATCCGGAGTTATCTTCGAAGTTCAAGACGGTGGAGAACGGATACGATCCGGACGATTTCCCGGACGTCGACGTCGAACAACCGAACCGATTTACGATCGTCTACGTCGGTAAGTTCGGCCACTACAGGGACGTAGCTCCGTTCCTCCGCGCGCTCGCCGACATTAAAACTGAAACCGGAGTTCAGTTCGTTCACGTCGGGGAACCCGAGCAGGACGTCGTCTCGACCGTCGCGGAGTTCGGACTCGCCGATCAGTTTACGTGTACCGGGTTCGTCGATCGATCCGCCGTCGCTCGACACATCCACAGGGCCGACCTCGGACTGGCGGTCTCGGGCGGCTCCCCCCAAGAGATGACGACCAAAATTTTCGATTACATCGCGTGCGAAACGCCGATCCTTGCGTGCGGGCCATCGGCCGGGGCGATGGCGGAAGTCGTCTCACAGTTCGACCACGGCTACGTCACCGAGAACGAATTCCCGGCCATCGAGGCAGCGTTGTCGGATATTGTCGCCACGGATCCACGGTCGCTTGGAGAGGGGCCGTACGCCGAATACACGAGAGAACAAGCCGGAGAAAAGCTCGCGGAAATCGTACTCGAGGCGGTGTAA
- a CDS encoding glycosyltransferase family 4 protein, protein MNVLMVTNGKYEPDIRVRREAEGLVTAGHDVHVVCRGQYDEKCCYSLNDVAVTRVCANSKVVHHAAERVYAATWYHPIWLRELERILSNKHFDTIYYHDIEHAKLATMFANQYDLSIVADLHEMYPEAVKLWREGLSFRDRLNSKILLTPPWRYQRLERYAVKRTDALITISEELLNYFAARYNRRNLTSGVVRNVPDLERLDSMDVTPLDYDADYVISYIGGFTPQRGIETLIQALPSILEEIPDTKLLLVGDGNDEYVESLRRLVRRREVSDAVEFTGWVDFEKVPAYYEASTVTVIPYHRRKASQYALPNKLFQAMAFQTPILATDLPTMRRILAETGAGTTTAETPGAIATELKRLVTQPKILSEMGENGRQAVEKRFNIRAELETVLTIVENSDSEQ, encoded by the coding sequence ATGAACGTCTTGATGGTGACAAATGGTAAGTACGAACCCGATATTCGAGTCAGACGAGAAGCTGAAGGGCTCGTAACGGCAGGTCACGACGTACACGTTGTTTGTCGAGGACAGTACGACGAGAAATGCTGCTACTCGTTAAATGACGTCGCTGTCACTAGAGTTTGTGCAAATTCGAAAGTCGTCCACCACGCTGCAGAGCGAGTGTACGCGGCAACCTGGTATCACCCTATTTGGTTGCGAGAACTGGAGCGGATACTCAGCAACAAACATTTCGATACGATCTATTATCACGATATAGAACATGCGAAACTTGCGACGATGTTCGCGAACCAATACGATCTTTCTATCGTTGCAGATCTACACGAAATGTATCCGGAAGCGGTCAAGCTATGGAGAGAAGGGCTCTCGTTTCGAGATCGGCTGAACTCGAAAATCCTCTTGACTCCACCGTGGCGATACCAGCGTCTCGAACGATACGCCGTTAAACGGACAGACGCACTCATCACCATTAGTGAAGAACTCCTAAATTATTTCGCTGCTAGATACAACCGTCGTAATCTCACTTCCGGAGTAGTCCGAAACGTCCCCGATCTAGAGCGCTTGGATAGTATGGATGTAACTCCCCTCGACTACGACGCTGACTATGTCATTTCGTACATCGGCGGTTTCACGCCCCAGCGAGGGATCGAAACGTTGATCCAAGCGCTGCCCTCGATACTCGAGGAGATCCCCGACACGAAACTCCTCCTCGTTGGCGATGGAAACGATGAATACGTCGAATCACTTCGACGTCTTGTCCGGAGACGGGAGGTTAGCGACGCGGTCGAATTTACGGGCTGGGTCGATTTTGAGAAGGTGCCCGCCTACTACGAGGCATCCACGGTCACTGTGATCCCGTATCACCGGCGAAAAGCCTCGCAATACGCTCTCCCGAATAAATTGTTTCAGGCGATGGCGTTTCAAACGCCGATCCTTGCGACCGATCTGCCAACTATGCGTAGAATTCTCGCCGAGACCGGCGCCGGCACGACGACCGCGGAAACCCCCGGTGCGATCGCTACCGAACTCAAAAGACTGGTGACGCAACCGAAGATACTGTCCGAAATGGGAGAAAACGGCCGTCAAGCCGTCGAAAAGCGATTCAATATACGGGCCGAGTTGGAAACCGTTCTTACTATCGTGGAGAACAGTGACTCCGAACAATAA
- a CDS encoding ABC transporter ATP-binding protein has product MSDTNDIDVDLTWREKGASLYRVAKFQPRFAIFVIGLSVVAALLEGFGLSFIMPIVEIAQTDTPKKDASGLLELFLGIYQFLGVPFTLGYLVTGVATVMAVRFTLSFVVGWFKASIVTRYVKHLQETAFDNALDAEIAYFDEEGSDDIMNAIVTQAEYAGRVIKYVLNCIEQGLLALVYVSLALFVSPLLTIFTAIFLGGATVLFRYVLDTGYALGDEVAEAKEGIQSRAQAGTQGVREVKLFGMSDELRSGFSESVTRFEQYRIKLLRNSEAITNFYQLTTAITVFVLIYFGLTFSSMTLAELGVFLFAMFKLGPKVSTLNTAVYQVEGELPHLVRTQEFIDELQRNSESNAGSKPVPTPIERTEFRDVHFSYNSNDEPVLRGVSFSLDRGEFVAFVGPSGAGKSTIASLLARMYEPDRGGIRVHDVPITEFSVDEWRSRVSIVRQDPHIFNDTLRRNLTIGNRDATRAEIDRVCEVARVTEFFDELPNGYETVLGDQGVKLSGGQRQRVAIARALLKESDLLILDEATSDLDTSLEKQVHDGIESMEREYAMLVIAHRLSTVTNADRIYTMESGEIVEAGNHEELVTRDGKYSNLYSLQS; this is encoded by the coding sequence ATGTCTGACACCAACGATATCGACGTCGATCTCACCTGGCGGGAGAAAGGCGCGTCGCTGTATCGCGTTGCAAAGTTCCAACCTCGATTTGCCATCTTCGTTATCGGGCTGAGTGTCGTGGCCGCGTTGCTCGAGGGATTCGGGCTCAGTTTCATAATGCCGATCGTCGAAATCGCTCAAACTGATACACCGAAAAAAGACGCCAGCGGGCTGCTTGAGCTCTTTTTGGGCATCTACCAATTTCTCGGAGTTCCGTTCACACTCGGGTATCTGGTGACCGGTGTTGCAACCGTGATGGCCGTTCGATTCACACTATCGTTCGTTGTCGGCTGGTTTAAAGCATCGATCGTAACGAGATACGTCAAGCACCTGCAGGAGACCGCGTTCGACAACGCCCTCGACGCCGAGATCGCCTATTTCGACGAGGAAGGGTCCGACGACATCATGAACGCGATCGTCACTCAGGCTGAATACGCTGGACGAGTGATCAAATACGTGTTAAACTGTATTGAACAAGGGCTGCTCGCGCTGGTGTACGTCTCACTCGCGCTGTTCGTGTCACCGTTGCTTACGATCTTCACAGCTATTTTCCTCGGCGGAGCGACCGTCCTGTTTCGATACGTCCTCGACACTGGGTACGCACTCGGCGACGAAGTCGCCGAGGCCAAAGAAGGGATTCAGTCGCGCGCACAGGCCGGTACACAGGGCGTCCGAGAGGTGAAATTGTTCGGGATGTCCGACGAACTGCGCTCAGGATTCAGCGAGTCGGTAACGCGGTTCGAGCAGTACCGGATCAAACTGTTACGAAACAGCGAAGCGATCACGAACTTTTACCAGCTGACCACGGCGATCACGGTGTTCGTACTCATCTATTTCGGGCTGACGTTTTCCTCGATGACTCTAGCTGAACTGGGCGTGTTTCTATTCGCGATGTTCAAACTCGGGCCCAAGGTGAGTACCCTCAACACGGCAGTCTACCAGGTTGAGGGCGAACTCCCTCACCTCGTCCGTACCCAGGAGTTCATCGACGAGCTCCAGCGCAACAGCGAGTCGAACGCCGGTTCGAAACCGGTCCCGACGCCGATCGAACGGACGGAGTTTCGTGACGTCCATTTCAGCTACAATTCGAACGATGAACCGGTGCTTCGCGGCGTTTCATTCAGCCTCGATCGTGGCGAGTTCGTCGCGTTCGTTGGTCCGTCCGGCGCGGGGAAATCAACGATCGCGTCGCTGCTCGCGCGGATGTACGAACCGGACCGGGGCGGGATTCGAGTGCACGACGTTCCGATAACCGAATTCAGCGTCGACGAGTGGCGTTCGAGGGTGTCGATCGTTCGGCAGGACCCTCACATCTTCAACGATACGCTCCGACGGAACTTGACGATCGGTAACCGGGACGCAACGCGGGCGGAGATCGATCGCGTGTGCGAGGTCGCGCGGGTGACTGAATTCTTCGACGAGTTGCCGAACGGATACGAGACGGTCCTCGGCGATCAGGGCGTGAAACTGTCCGGCGGGCAACGACAGCGAGTCGCGATTGCCCGCGCTCTCCTGAAGGAGTCCGATCTTCTGATCCTCGACGAGGCAACGAGCGATCTGGATACCTCACTCGAGAAGCAAGTACACGACGGAATCGAGTCGATGGAACGGGAGTACGCTATGCTCGTAATCGCTCACCGCCTCTCGACCGTTACGAATGCCGATCGGATCTATACGATGGAGAGCGGCGAAATCGTCGAAGCCGGTAATCACGAGGAACTCGTGACGCGAGACGGGAAGTACTCCAATCTGTACTCGTTACAATCGTAA
- a CDS encoding sugar transferase — translation MLTGWQYRTVSSLGVILLTICAVLVVNHQFSQSIFTTYVPLFNRLDVTVLSGRSLYWAITLSAIAIAGVLFPLYKPQPRRILDTVFLAQKRVLVGGFALATLGYFRWSYRLPRATLTMTIGVLSIAIPVWFVWIRHRPVEDPGRTLVVGDDLGQIEQIIPSIEVPVLGYLCPSVVSVRGESTFAETASHDGIIAHDGGVKSWGGVDALTRLGGLSRLEDALVEYDVDTVVLAFRQADRAEFFGALDTCHEHGVDAKVHREYTDSVLVSEGDVDEIVDVDLEPWDPLDHLFKRAFDFAFALVGLVASVPLMIAITVAIKLDSHGPVLYSQDRTTGFGETFPVYKFRSMVPEGESVTPTGDEKNDRITRVGCALRRTHLDELPQLWSILAGNMSVVGPRAAWTEEEVLLEEDAPAWRKRWFVKPGLTGLAQINDAKSTDPEEKLRYDLEYIRQQSFWFDLKIVIRQVWKIVISVLK, via the coding sequence ATGTTAACCGGATGGCAGTATCGCACAGTAAGCTCCCTCGGAGTGATTCTACTGACGATCTGCGCGGTGCTCGTTGTAAATCACCAGTTCTCGCAATCTATTTTCACGACGTACGTCCCCTTGTTCAACCGTCTCGACGTCACCGTTTTATCCGGGAGATCGTTATACTGGGCGATCACGTTGAGCGCGATCGCGATCGCAGGCGTCCTGTTCCCGCTGTACAAACCGCAACCGCGGCGGATACTCGACACCGTATTTCTGGCGCAAAAGCGCGTCCTCGTCGGTGGGTTCGCGCTTGCGACGTTGGGCTATTTTCGCTGGTCGTATCGACTTCCGCGAGCGACGCTCACGATGACGATCGGGGTGTTGTCGATCGCGATTCCCGTCTGGTTCGTCTGGATTCGCCACCGGCCGGTCGAAGATCCCGGTCGAACGCTCGTCGTCGGCGACGACCTCGGGCAGATCGAACAGATCATCCCGTCGATCGAGGTGCCGGTTCTCGGCTATCTCTGTCCGTCCGTGGTGAGCGTTCGCGGTGAGTCCACCTTCGCAGAAACTGCGTCACACGACGGCATCATCGCCCACGATGGCGGCGTCAAATCGTGGGGCGGAGTCGACGCGTTGACCCGCTTGGGCGGTTTGTCACGACTCGAGGACGCGCTCGTCGAGTACGACGTCGACACGGTGGTATTAGCGTTTCGTCAGGCCGATCGAGCGGAATTTTTCGGCGCGCTCGACACCTGCCACGAACACGGAGTCGACGCCAAGGTCCACCGGGAGTACACCGACAGCGTGCTGGTCTCCGAGGGAGACGTGGACGAAATCGTCGACGTCGATCTCGAACCGTGGGACCCGCTCGATCACCTGTTCAAACGGGCGTTCGATTTCGCGTTTGCGCTCGTCGGACTCGTCGCGTCCGTCCCGCTGATGATCGCGATCACCGTCGCGATCAAGCTCGACAGTCACGGCCCGGTGCTGTACAGCCAGGACCGGACGACCGGCTTCGGCGAGACCTTTCCCGTATACAAGTTCCGATCGATGGTTCCCGAGGGCGAGTCGGTGACACCGACCGGGGATGAAAAGAACGATCGGATCACGCGCGTGGGCTGCGCGTTACGGAGGACTCACCTCGACGAGTTGCCGCAGCTGTGGTCGATTTTGGCCGGTAATATGAGCGTGGTCGGCCCGCGAGCGGCTTGGACCGAGGAGGAAGTGTTGCTCGAGGAGGATGCACCGGCGTGGCGGAAACGCTGGTTCGTGAAGCCCGGCCTAACCGGGCTCGCACAGATAAACGACGCGAAGAGCACCGATCCCGAAGAAAAGTTACGATACGATCTCGAGTACATTCGGCAGCAGTCGTTCTGGTTCGATCTGAAGATCGTGATCCGCCAGGTCTGGAAAATCGTCATATCCGTTTTAAAATAA
- a CDS encoding MFS transporter yields the protein MADASDPAAVAEAAAAFREEYEDGDAILDTVLDVDAKHDSWTFDDVPLDSGTFGELVSRGLVTKVDGEYRVSSRQGVKAGLAGEEIPEDRSTDRFEFSIPIAFDARATAALVGALAVLVGMRLLNYRSVFRGGAVVSPGNDPYYYRYWMERMLAESGGITDVSVITDMPVEAAERRPVTHAANWFFAELLGGDQWAADMVAAWLPIVATVVLGVVVYWLAVVVTDDVRVGIASLLLLALTPAHAAYTGVGFLEHRLHQYLWLGVTLLTLAWLAVDLERRWNGDSAVEAVTAGYLRHPWTWIAAVVLGIALSFSALSWGGSVLMFMPVAAYAGLKVAIDVRSGFRPALANAPILVGLVLSSVLIALLHVSWGWHEAFTAIVPVLVVGGAVVTIGLGELWRRLGWPISGLLILESILVGGGFAAFRFLRPEEWARLRAEAADLFFREGIAETTSLFTLDDAIVFGPLAQLGLTFYLGILVVAWACWIASRRYEPGWLLLSVYVVFWLLLATLQGRFAAQLAIPLSVFGGMGFVWILAWADLARIPAPLRGRDEDEEDTSDRAGRGTVTDGGTHSRSIIVPRSRWTLVAIVWIGLLVCSGGLFYTPSLVAQTAYSDSQYEAAMAIDEHATETGREYPENFVLSKWGDNRMYNYFVSGESKSYSYAINKFDEFQADGDPDEWYEEFERNGVGYVVMTDSDSEYSEPSAQARLHDDYGAGGDDADPLKHYQAIYLDEDTTAFAVVPGATIVTTGEPGETMTVKTEATVSGETVTYEREVTVDEDGTLEVTVPYPGKYTVGDREIDVPTAAVENGSRVESS from the coding sequence ATGGCCGACGCATCGGATCCTGCGGCAGTCGCCGAAGCAGCAGCGGCCTTCCGCGAGGAATACGAAGACGGTGATGCGATCCTCGACACCGTCCTCGACGTCGACGCCAAACACGATAGCTGGACCTTCGACGACGTACCGCTCGATTCGGGGACGTTCGGCGAGCTCGTCTCGCGCGGACTCGTGACGAAGGTCGACGGCGAGTATCGCGTTTCCAGTCGTCAGGGGGTGAAAGCGGGGCTCGCCGGCGAAGAGATCCCGGAGGATCGATCGACCGATCGATTCGAGTTTTCGATCCCGATCGCGTTCGACGCACGCGCGACGGCAGCGCTCGTGGGCGCCCTCGCGGTGCTGGTCGGAATGCGGCTGTTGAACTACCGATCGGTCTTTCGCGGAGGTGCCGTCGTTTCGCCGGGGAACGACCCGTACTACTACCGGTACTGGATGGAGAGGATGCTCGCCGAATCGGGCGGGATCACGGACGTGAGCGTTATCACGGATATGCCCGTGGAGGCGGCCGAACGGCGTCCGGTAACCCACGCCGCGAACTGGTTTTTCGCGGAGTTACTCGGCGGCGATCAGTGGGCGGCTGACATGGTCGCCGCCTGGTTGCCGATCGTCGCAACGGTCGTTCTCGGCGTCGTGGTCTACTGGCTCGCCGTGGTCGTTACCGACGACGTTCGCGTCGGTATCGCTTCGCTGCTCCTCTTGGCACTTACACCGGCACACGCCGCTTACACCGGCGTTGGCTTCCTCGAACATCGCCTGCACCAGTACCTCTGGCTCGGCGTGACGCTATTGACACTCGCCTGGCTCGCCGTCGATCTCGAACGGCGGTGGAACGGCGATTCGGCGGTGGAAGCGGTGACCGCCGGATACCTTCGGCATCCGTGGACGTGGATCGCTGCCGTCGTCCTTGGGATCGCCCTCTCCTTCTCGGCGCTTTCCTGGGGCGGATCGGTCCTGATGTTCATGCCCGTCGCAGCGTACGCGGGATTGAAAGTGGCGATCGACGTCCGTTCCGGGTTCCGGCCCGCGCTGGCTAACGCGCCGATTCTCGTCGGGTTGGTACTGAGCAGCGTACTCATCGCGCTTCTGCACGTCAGTTGGGGTTGGCACGAGGCGTTCACGGCAATTGTGCCCGTTCTGGTCGTGGGCGGTGCCGTCGTCACGATCGGTCTTGGAGAATTGTGGCGACGACTCGGCTGGCCGATTAGCGGATTGCTTATCCTCGAAAGTATCCTCGTGGGAGGGGGATTCGCGGCGTTTCGGTTTCTGCGTCCCGAGGAGTGGGCCCGGCTGCGAGCGGAGGCCGCCGACCTGTTCTTTCGGGAGGGCATTGCGGAGACGACCTCGTTGTTCACCCTCGACGACGCGATCGTCTTCGGCCCGTTAGCACAACTCGGTCTGACCTTCTATCTCGGGATCCTGGTCGTGGCGTGGGCCTGCTGGATCGCGTCTCGTCGGTACGAACCCGGATGGCTGTTGCTCTCGGTTTACGTCGTCTTCTGGCTCCTGCTGGCGACGTTACAGGGGCGGTTCGCAGCTCAACTGGCGATCCCGCTTTCCGTGTTCGGCGGAATGGGCTTCGTCTGGATACTCGCGTGGGCTGATCTCGCGCGGATTCCGGCGCCGTTGAGGGGGCGTGACGAGGACGAAGAGGATACGAGCGATCGGGCGGGTCGAGGTACGGTAACCGACGGCGGAACGCACTCCCGGAGTATCATCGTGCCGCGAAGCCGTTGGACGCTCGTCGCGATCGTCTGGATCGGGCTGTTGGTCTGTAGCGGCGGCCTGTTTTACACGCCGTCGTTAGTCGCGCAGACGGCTTACAGCGATTCGCAGTACGAAGCCGCGATGGCCATCGACGAGCACGCGACGGAGACCGGTCGAGAGTACCCGGAGAATTTCGTATTGAGTAAGTGGGGGGATAATCGGATGTACAACTACTTCGTCAGCGGAGAATCGAAGTCCTATTCGTACGCGATAAACAAGTTCGACGAATTCCAGGCCGACGGCGATCCGGACGAGTGGTACGAGGAATTCGAGCGGAACGGCGTCGGATACGTCGTCATGACGGATTCGGACAGCGAGTACTCGGAACCGAGCGCACAGGCGCGGCTTCACGACGACTACGGCGCTGGCGGTGACGACGCCGACCCGCTCAAGCACTATCAGGCGATCTATCTCGACGAGGATACGACGGCGTTCGCCGTCGTCCCCGGCGCGACGATCGTGACGACCGGCGAACCGGGCGAAACGATGACCGTCAAAACCGAAGCGACGGTTTCGGGGGAGACGGTTACGTACGAGCGGGAAGTCACCGTCGATGAAGACGGGACGCTGGAAGTGACGGTCCCGTATCCCGGCAAGTACACGGTTGGCGATCGGGAAATCGACGTTCCGACGGCGGCGGTCGAAAACGGATCGCGGGTCGAATCCTCCTAA
- a CDS encoding FkbM family methyltransferase: protein MIDTEVEYARMDSGFVREEKLIGRFIEQLDDSDIVWDIGANIGTYSCFAASNVPRGAVIAFEPHPENARKVRKNAALNGYSNISIKKVALSDSNGRVELSLESENVGTGGHTLIPEQSDETVPVESGNEIDVSLVRGDDLVERDLASPNAIKIDVEGVEVAVLNGLSKTLANPDCKYVICEIHKNYGVDPGEVERILESNDFECEILDPHSVGVDSRGKVVFLEARKD, encoded by the coding sequence ATGATCGATACCGAAGTCGAATACGCTCGGATGGACAGCGGTTTTGTCAGGGAAGAAAAACTAATCGGTCGATTTATAGAGCAGCTAGACGATAGCGACATCGTATGGGATATCGGTGCTAACATCGGGACGTACAGTTGTTTTGCCGCTTCAAACGTCCCGCGAGGTGCTGTTATTGCTTTTGAACCCCACCCGGAAAATGCGAGAAAAGTTAGAAAGAACGCGGCACTTAACGGTTACTCAAATATCTCCATTAAAAAAGTCGCGCTATCTGATTCGAACGGTCGTGTAGAACTGTCGCTCGAAAGCGAGAACGTTGGAACCGGTGGCCATACGCTAATACCGGAACAAAGCGATGAGACTGTACCCGTTGAGTCAGGAAACGAAATAGACGTTTCGCTGGTCCGGGGTGACGACCTCGTCGAACGGGACCTCGCCTCGCCAAACGCGATCAAAATCGATGTCGAGGGAGTAGAGGTAGCGGTTCTCAACGGTCTCTCAAAGACCTTGGCGAATCCGGATTGCAAATACGTCATCTGTGAGATACACAAAAACTACGGTGTAGACCCTGGCGAGGTAGAACGTATATTGGAATCGAACGATTTCGAGTGTGAAATACTGGATCCTCATTCAGTCGGAGTAGACTCCAGGGGGAAAGTCGTTTTTCTTGAGGCGCGTAAGGACTAG
- a CDS encoding PGF-CTERM sorting domain-containing protein, with translation MVGSITATDGSDRRASVAGLALVVVAGLVIGALAGPSIAAGTAASPSASGAIAQGNVSEAAYDEPVPTEGDPYFEEAADDGSWVSYVNPRDEYRDPYLGEGSGKICVTLLNEAGEPIVGESVPNTSVTIETGESLAWHSQADPFVVDFPLTEHYVRPFDGDQFGTSSDYPQGDGILDAHCLEWHGLPENETVEFGEAQVEGEHADKINVVGYIKQLPGGDGWDTDVDPIADAEPYDATEGGWTYEPNDSHGQTVVVLQLEGGEGAGESQSDDGGGGLLDPAGGIGFGTAAAVVALAIGTMAWYRQYRV, from the coding sequence ATGGTCGGATCGATCACGGCGACCGACGGCTCGGATCGACGCGCCTCGGTCGCGGGGCTCGCACTCGTCGTCGTCGCCGGGCTGGTGATCGGCGCGCTCGCCGGGCCGTCGATCGCCGCCGGAACCGCCGCGTCACCGTCGGCGTCCGGAGCGATCGCTCAGGGCAACGTCTCGGAAGCGGCCTACGACGAACCGGTCCCCACGGAGGGCGATCCGTACTTCGAGGAGGCCGCCGACGACGGAAGCTGGGTCAGTTACGTCAATCCGCGCGACGAGTATCGGGACCCGTATCTCGGCGAGGGCTCCGGGAAGATCTGCGTGACGCTGCTCAACGAGGCCGGCGAACCGATCGTCGGCGAGAGCGTCCCCAACACGAGCGTTACGATCGAGACGGGCGAGTCGCTGGCGTGGCACTCCCAGGCGGATCCGTTCGTCGTCGACTTCCCGCTGACCGAACACTACGTGCGCCCCTTCGACGGCGATCAGTTCGGGACGAGTTCCGACTATCCGCAGGGCGACGGCATCCTCGACGCACACTGCCTCGAGTGGCACGGCCTGCCGGAAAACGAAACCGTCGAGTTCGGCGAGGCGCAGGTCGAGGGCGAGCACGCCGACAAGATCAACGTCGTCGGCTACATCAAGCAACTTCCGGGCGGCGACGGCTGGGACACCGACGTCGATCCGATCGCCGACGCTGAGCCCTACGACGCCACGGAGGGCGGCTGGACCTACGAACCCAACGACTCGCACGGACAAACCGTCGTCGTGTTGCAACTCGAAGGGGGCGAAGGGGCAGGGGAGAGCCAATCGGACGACGGCGGCGGCGGGCTGCTTGACCCTGCGGGCGGAATCGGGTTCGGTACGGCGGCTGCGGTCGTCGCGCTAGCGATCGGTACCATGGCTTGGTATCGGCAGTATCGAGTGTAA